The Anomalospiza imberbis isolate Cuckoo-Finch-1a 21T00152 chromosome 2, ASM3175350v1, whole genome shotgun sequence nucleotide sequence AAAGACAGTGAacattaaatgaaaatacaagataaatccaaaataaaataaacatctaATTTTAAGTGTCCATTTGTTCTCTCTAAACACCCTCAGTCATCAGCAGAGACAGACAAGTCTGACAAGTAATTTGACAGACAAGTGATTTGCCCTGTGTAGGTATAGGTCTATCTTTATTGACTAATAACAGAATTTGGGGCAATTATTGTACTCCATTGATTATAGGATATTATATCCTATACGATAGAGGATATCCATGTATACAGGATAAACTCAGATTGTAGCCATTTTGTAAACAATCTTCTCAATAATcagcacaaaataaaatttttgttttttttccctttgtgcaAATTTTTCTGTTATAGTCTTTCCACGGTGAAAGCAATTTTGTTTCAATTAATAataagcaaaaaaccccaacaaaaacaaaaccaaataaaaccaagtgaccaaaaccacaaaaagctGAACACCAATTCCCCACacacacccccaaaaaaacccaataaacaaacaaaccaacaaacctCACAAAAAAACAAGCTGTTGATGTATTTGGAATCCTGAAGTTATGCAATTGCCTCCAAAAGTAGAATCAAGACAGACCTAGTTCCTTCAGAACTCTTTCAGACTTTCCTTCCTCCCTATCTCACTTTCCTCCCCCTCCATCAACCAATCCCAGCGTAGCTGCCTGTAATTATGGGTGAAACCAAATTGCATTTGATTTTTCCTCACTTATCTTGAATTTTCACTGGCTCTCTTTGGAAACCCACTTTCCAAACAGGCTCGGATGTAAATTGGCAGGCCCTGGGAACTTCATATATTTCTCAGATTCTCCAGAAGAAAATATTCCCAGTTTCTCAGTATGAGACTAAAAAGGTTAAATTATCTCCTCTACCTTAAGGTCTTTGATGACTATCATACACTATACATTGATTAGAACTGCCATTCAACCAAATAATATGAATCCTAGTTAAAGTACCTCTTCATTGATATGGCCATTTTTTAGTGCAACAGTAAGCAATGCTAAATGAAATAGCATAGATTATTGGTATTATCCTTATATCCAGATAGTCCACTGATAAGCATTTATCTTTGGAGACTAGCCAGTCAAACTAAAGAATGAACCCAGTGAGccactgatatttttttcctcttttaatcCTGTATATTTGAAGGGATTACTGGATTGAGTGTTACAAATTTATTAATTTGAAGGCAATGTCACATGGGATAAGAAAAGTATAAATCACAGACTATATTGATTCACGCTGCTGAACTATCCTTACCAAAGAAGGCTTATCCAAATGTCTGTTAAACATTTTCCAATCAAAAAACTTAATTAGCTCTTCCCACCCCTCCCAAGCCAATATCCAAATTTCTCAATTAAGAAAGTACCAAACTGACTTTTCATTAACATATTTCAAGCtggatacaaaaaaaaaatattgtagcCATGTTTAACTCAGCACCATGAATTTTAGAAATCAGATAGCTCACAAGCTGAATTTCTTGTTCCAGAGTGGGAATCAGAGTTTTCATCTGAAAACTTGGATCCCAAATTTAAGTTGTTGCCTTCCTCTTCATTGTTATCCTCATGCTGAGACATTAGGCAGAACTGAGCTTCTTCTGGCTGGGGGGAGTTGCTCTCATCTTTAAGTGGTGTACTTGTTCTTCTGAAATTCACAAGTGCTTGAAATTCTGAATTCTGTTCAGAAGCCTCCAAGAATGTGCTTTCATCCATCCCTTTTGCATTTATCTCAAATGGTTTGACTGCAACCATATTGCTCTTGCCTTCCAAGGGATGAAGATCAACTGGAACCGTGCTTCTCTCTCCTATTTTATTAATAGTTCCATCTCTTTTAAGACCAGAAGTTTCAATTTCACTTACTGCAAGATCATTAACTGAGGCTTTAACATATTTTTCTGGAGCTCCCTCTTTGAGAACTATCTTAATTTGTGTATCATAGCTACGTAGGGTGTTGTATGGCTGTGACCTTGTCATGAATAGAGTCTCTTTTACTGAGGGAAATGTATGATCCTCAAATTCTACTTGCTGATATAAATCTTTGGAGATTGGGCATGAAACTGCAGATGCTTCTTGAAGAAGTTTCTCTAAAGAGCGATTGAATTCACCAAATTTTGCGATATTTGAAACAGAAGTTTTTTCTATTGTTTCTTGTATTTCTTGAGGGTGATCTCTGTCTCGTTGATGTGGAACATGTATATTTACACCAGTCTGTATTTTATCATTAATTTTCTTATCCATATTTTCCAGCACAGAAGGTGGTGTTTCAGAGACCTCTTTGGGCGGATTCTGAAAATTAACATCAGACCCTCTATATTCAGTGCTGGACAGTGCAGATCTTTCTGTGGTCTCACCaaccccctgcagcagctctctgtCATGCTCATAGGCTGTGCTCATACCTTTCACCTCAGCAGTCCCCCATACTGTGCTGTCAGCACATTTGGGCTTAGGAGAGAGTGTTTCAGAGGCCTCCTTCAGCATCCTCTCTAAAGCAGAACTCAAGCCGCTGGCCTTGGATGGGGCAACAGACTTTTCTGTATTCTCATTGATTTCCTGAGGTACCTCTCCACCATGCTTACATGTTGTGCTTTTAGCTTCTGCCTCCAGAAATCTCTGTACTGTGATGTCAGCACATTTTGGTTTAGGAGGGGATGTTTCAGGGTCCTCCTTCAGCAGCCTTTCTAAAGCAGAACTCAAGCCACTGGCCTTGGATGGGGCAATAGATCTTTCTATAATCTCACTGATTTCCTGCAGCATCTCTTCACCATGCTCATAAGTCATGTCTTTATCTTGCACCTcagcagctctctgtgctgtgctgtcagCACATTTGGGTTTAGGAGGGCATGTTTCAGGGTCCTCCTTCAGCAGCCTCTCTAAAGCAGAACTCAAGCCACTGGCCTTGGATGGGGCAACAGACCTTTCTACAGTCTCACTGATTTCCTGTGGCACTTCTCCACCATGTTCATACATTGTCCTTGTAACTTGCTCCTTAGCAATCCCCCATGGTGTGCTGTCAGCACGTTTGGGTTTAGGAGGTGGTGTTTCAGAAGCCTCCTTCAGCGATTTCTCTAGAGCAGAACTCAAGCCATTCACCTTGGATCCAGCTACAGACTCCTCTATGGGCTCATGGACCTTTTCAGGCTGACCAGTAGCTTCTTGGTGTGCTGATTGTACACTGCAGCTAGTTTGTGACATACTATTTGAGTTATCATATGTTTTTATCCCCACCCTTCTGTATTCAGAAGATTGAGATACAAAGGTTTCTTTGAGAAGGTTCTCCAAACCAGCTTGAGGCCTCTGAGAGCCCTCAAGAGTATCATCCTTGTCTTCTGCCTGATATTGTAGATACAAAGGTTCAAATTCCCTAAACAGTTCTCTGAGACTTTTTCTGTTCTCGTGCCTATCTGTTAATGACACATTCACTTGTCCTGTACTTTTGCCTATTTCTTCTCCTTGATCAACAGGAGAAATATCATGACTGTTGTCCCCTGTTCTCTCAAAGACCTTGCATTGATTTGACTGAAAATGTGTCCcttttaaagtgttttcttttaggTTTGAGCTACATGACATCTCAGAGGCTTCCTTTTCTAGCTTCTTTAGACATGATTTAAATATATCAAGCTCACCTTTAGGTAGAACAACTTTATCCACAGTCTCTGCAACTTCCTCTTTATCCAAAGGAGTAGTcctgttttcccctttttctataGGTAAATATAGTTTATCACCTACTACAGCCTCCTTTAAAGTATCTTTATCACCAGGAGACTGGAGCTGCAAGGATATATGATGATCTTTTGATGAAACGATGCTTTCTTCTGTACATTCTCTAACTTCTTGCTCTGGAAGATCCATCTTTTCCTGTGATTTTGAGATAACTGGTTGTCTGTCCAACTGGAGACAGTCTGTATTTTTTGTGTATGTCACATTCAGACCTTTTAGGATAGGAGATCCTAGAGACTTTTTGCATACCTCAGAATCTAGTTTCTGTGGTTTATCTCTCTCAGatgtttgggtttgttgttgAATTAACCCTTGCTCGCTCACATTATCTCTGCCTTTTTTATCTtcctttgattttctttcataGGTTATTGATCTAGTATTATTTGGCAAAGAATCATCTTCCCTGTCAATGCTACTCTGGAATTTAACTCCAGTATCCCAGAAGTTTCTCAGACTCTGGAAGTGTGAAGGATCTACAATTTGATTCTTAGACTTTTCATTCATCTTCTCTTTTAAAGACAAAACCTGGAAGCTGGGTTTCTCTTGGGAAGAAGCAGCAACTTTCCCTTTAAGAGTTTCCTTCTCATCTTTGTCTTTGCTTTTTGAGGAAGCTGAAGTGACACCAGCTCTGGAATACAAGTTAGTGGCTTTTGGGAGTTCATCAGATTGAAGTGTCCCTTCTGGCTTTCCAAATGCATGGCCTGGTCCTGATTCAAAAGAATGGTAACTTTTGTTTCTTGAAGCCTGGCTTGCACAACTTAGTTCAGGACTTCTTAATGTATTCTTGCTCTGATCATGCAATGCCTTAGGTAGATACACTGCAGATCGTTTTAGTTGGTCACTTTCTCCAAGACCTGTAAATGCACGGCCACCGGATGCATCAGCATTGATACTAACTTCTTTCTCTCCATGACTGGGGATAGTTTTATCCCTTTCCCAGAATGCTCTGATCTCCcttattcttcttttttcttgtattgCCTTCTCCAATTCACATTTCTGAGCTGGTTGTTTGTGCCCTTGATGTTCCAAGagatttgattttttattttgttgtttgatTTCTCGaccatgttctttttcttcaacTCTTGTACAATCAAATTCTGTTAGCAATTTATCATTTTGCTTCTCATTTGCTTCCCCTGTCTTAGGCTTCACCCTCTCCTTTATCAGCTGTGTGTTTTCTGAAGTAAAGGATGTAGATGAAATTCTGCGCTGTTGTTTAATCTTTCCAAATAGTCTCTCTTCTGTATCTTCTGTTTTTCCATGCATGCCAGGCCCACTGTGCTCTGTAGGAAGAATTGCTGTTCTAATTGACACGTCCACTTCTTCTCTGGGCTCCCTGCCTTGGGACTTTGTTGATATATCTTCCTCATCTTCAGTACTAGAACTTCTTTTAAACCAGTCTAAAACTTTTGACACAGATTCATCATCCACTTTCATGAGTTCATCAGCATGCTTGCCAGGCTTGAAAATGGTTTTAGCATCTCTCTCCTCAACAAGATCAGGCTTACCTTGTTGAAGACTTGTAGAATTGGTATTGAACACCTCACATGCTTCTGTTTCAGCAGAAAGTTGATGTCCATCTACAATGTAAACAAACTTATCAGAGTTATGAATCAGACACATGACTAAAAATGTTTGGTCTACCTAGAAAATTCTCAATTTTTTAAACCATTAGTGAAGAAAAGAGTTCTCTGTCCTCATGATTTTGGAAAGAACCATACCATGGGCAATAGAGTGAAGAAAATTCCTGCTCTGAGACATTCTACTGGAATCAATGCTTTTCAGGGTACAAGCCAAGAAGATGAGTTAAACCCATTCTAGAAGGAAATGCCTCTCCTGAAGGGAGGCtgggtgtgacacacacacagaggatgACAATCCAGCATATTTGTGTTTAGTCCCATAAGCAAATCCCTAAGTCACATCTGAATTACTCCCAAGGACAACTGACAGCACTACACTAAAATACCATCCACAATAGAGGTGGCTATACTTGCTCTGATAAGATGACCAATAGGAGATCATAaaagtatataaaaatattgattATTTAATTCTGCAGTAGCAATTCCTGCAGTAGCACATTCCTACTCCTTCTGTTTCCAAGTTGTTAATTCTTAGCTACAAGTGATCCACATTAATGAATATGTGTTATATCCTATCTCATTCCATTCTTTACTTCTATTAGACTCTTACCGGTAAAGTTTTTGTGTGACTGTGATTCATGGCTCAAGATTTGGCTGGTTTTTTTCATATGTGTCTCATCAACACTCCGTTCATTATTGCTGTTTGACAGGATATTGTTGGAGGTCTTCTGTGGAGTTTCAAGTTTCTTGGGAGTAACTGTATTTGTCTGGAAGATTTCACTAACTGGGAAGACTGATCTGTTACTGTCACAAGGGCTGGATGCAGATGTGTCTTCTTGTAAACCACctattgttttcatttttaaagttgATGAATAGGTCCCCAAAGGTTTTGCAGCAGGAATTTGCTTATCCCCAAATGAATCTGACTGAACAGCATAATTTCCACTGTTCTTTTTTTCGTCAGGTCTTAAGATATCCTGCTCTCCTTTTTCTTTACCATGGTGTAGCTGTGGGCTTTGCAGAGGTTTTCCTTTACCTGAGCTAGATGAAAATCTCACTTGTTTCAGTTTTTCCAGTGAATTTTGTGCGGAGTTTTCTGCTTCTTCCATAAGAGAATTCGTCTCACCTTCTCCTTCAAAAATGGTTGCAGTAGCAAGACCATTCTTTTTCTGAACATCTAATGCCTGACTGACCCGAACTTCTGAGTCAGTGGAACTAGAGCTTGAGCTGCGCTTCAGAATGCCCCTGGGTGGGGTAGCAATGCCATTAATCCTCTCGGTCTGCTTGGCTGGTTTGGAAGGAAGGTCTTCTCCCTGTGATACAGAATCTGCTGCTTTGTGAATTAGTTTCCTAGCTTTTGGGACAGGACGCTTAACTGGTTCCTTCTGTGATTCATCAGTAAATTCTACAGAAGGCTTCTCAGGTTTATCTGTTTCGTTATTTTGTAAGTTTGATTTAGGTGGGTTGTCTTCTGAGAGTGACCAAGTTTCTGTAAGACATAGAAGAGCTCATGAGTTTATGTGACATTTGCCAGTATAAACAGAAAGATATGACTGCAGATTTAAAATGCAGTGATTATACTCGTTTATTAAAAACAACTGCAGCAAAAACACAGTCAGTAATTTTACATAGGTGctgatttcatttttatgtaATAGAAATTTTTGGCAAATTAAAAGCTTGCAgttatttcttattttagaaACATTAACTATTTGATGATATCAAATAGAGCACACCAAGTTTTTTATCACCATTATTCCTGCAAGGGACAAAGTTTGCAGGGAAGGGCAGCTTTTGAATACACATACACCTCTTCAGTGTCAAATGTAAACAGCAACCTACAAAAATGGAAAGTGGCTATTTCCACAGTCATATGGAACAAGGCAAATGCAGAAATAATCTCCTGGCAGAGAGATGAAGGGTTTTCTATTCCTACTATGcaaatctttcctttttctgttagCATGCTTCACAACAGAGACAGGAGAGTAATAGCCACATATGATTCTAAATTACAACTTCAAATACCCGTATTGTGACATACAATCACTCATCAACATGCTTGCAGAAAATACTGCTGGAAAGGGAGGATAATAAACAGGACTAAggaaacaaaggagaaaagtaTGGACCAAAGAGAGGTAGGATGCTTCTGTCAAGCTAATTAGCAGCAACGATTGGAAGGTCATAATGACAGCTATGCCAAATTCAAGGAAATTTCACTGTCCTCTTGTCAATTCAAGACAAGCAGCCCTTCCAGATGGAGTGCTTAGTACTGACTAAAACTATGCGTAAAAGGAAGGAAGCAAAAGCCATTTACTCATGTCAATAGCCATTTCCTGAGTATATTCACATGCTTTACATGAGGTTTGAAATAAGTTAGTTGAGAATTCCCAGTAGTTAAAGACAAAATAGGTTTTGATCTTTTACAGAAAGAAGtaatgaaagtaaaaataatttccatataAGCCTACAGGAAATTCACAGTCATCTgctaaataaatacatttaccCTTCTTTGATAGCTGAGGTACAATGACTGGTCTGTCTTCTGACTCCACACTGTTCAAGTTATCATCTGATCCAATGGAATTAAATGGATTTCTCCTTtgctaaaaaagaaacaaacattaCTGTTGCAGTCAAATTCTTACATCACAAAATAGACAAGTGCAGTGATTTTCTCTTCCCCACTAACCATCAGTAAGGAGTCTGAAGGCATACCTCTTAAATTGGATACATaacaaaaaacctaaacaatacGAACATACGAACAGGAAATTATCAGAAGTGCCAGTGATAACCTCATCTTGTTCTTCTGAACTCACCAACAACAGAGACAAGCCACCCTTTAAAGACACTTGAAAATTGCaagttaaataattttatctcTAATTCTGTGATATTAGAACAGAGCAGGCCAGTCGCTTTCAGTAGTTGAACAGATTGGAAATAATGT carries:
- the SYTL2 gene encoding synaptotagmin-like protein 2 isoform X4, whose translation is MQSLKELKKRESGAAAVHSMAVLLWMGQRHKTRVGHLPEKVKDHVQLKNMSGQWFYEAKSKRHRDKIHGADIIRASMRRKPATIAEVGQNKTSKAKISWVNNVNKDVFVPPDLHGIVEHQDEEQQKTSLSSKDVTPVLNKPEERPVRPAVSSVRQRRNPFNSIGSDDNLNSVESEDRPVIVPQLSKKETWSLSEDNPPKSNLQNNETDKPEKPSVEFTDESQKEPVKRPVPKARKLIHKAADSVSQGEDLPSKPAKQTERINGIATPPRGILKRSSSSSSTDSEVRVSQALDVQKKNGLATATIFEGEGETNSLMEEAENSAQNSLEKLKQVRFSSSSGKGKPLQSPQLHHGKEKGEQDILRPDEKKNSGNYAVQSDSFGDKQIPAAKPLGTYSSTLKMKTIGGLQEDTSASSPCDSNRSVFPVSEIFQTNTVTPKKLETPQKTSNNILSNSNNERSVDETHMKKTSQILSHESQSHKNFTDGHQLSAETEACEVFNTNSTSLQQGKPDLVEERDAKTIFKPGKHADELMKVDDESVSKVLDWFKRSSSTEDEEDISTKSQGREPREEVDVSIRTAILPTEHSGPGMHGKTEDTEERLFGKIKQQRRISSTSFTSENTQLIKERVKPKTGEANEKQNDKLLTEFDCTRVEEKEHGREIKQQNKKSNLLEHQGHKQPAQKCELEKAIQEKRRIREIRAFWERDKTIPSHGEKEVSINADASGGRAFTGLGESDQLKRSAVYLPKALHDQSKNTLRSPELSCASQASRNKSYHSFESGPGHAFGKPEGTLQSDELPKATNLYSRAGVTSASSKSKDKDEKETLKGKVAASSQEKPSFQVLSLKEKMNEKSKNQIVDPSHFQSLRNFWDTGVKFQSSIDREDDSLPNNTRSITYERKSKEDKKGRDNVSEQGLIQQQTQTSERDKPQKLDSEVCKKSLGSPILKGLNVTYTKNTDCLQLDRQPVISKSQEKMDLPEQEVRECTEESIVSSKDHHISLQLQSPGDKDTLKEAVVGDKLYLPIEKGENRTTPLDKEEVAETVDKVVLPKGELDIFKSCLKKLEKEASEMSCSSNLKENTLKGTHFQSNQCKVFERTGDNSHDISPVDQGEEIGKSTGQVNVSLTDRHENRKSLRELFREFEPLYLQYQAEDKDDTLEGSQRPQAGLENLLKETFVSQSSEYRRVGIKTYDNSNSMSQTSCSVQSAHQEATGQPEKVHEPIEESVAGSKVNGLSSALEKSLKEASETPPPKPKRADSTPWGIAKEQVTRTMYEHGGEVPQEISETVERSVAPSKASGLSSALERLLKEDPETCPPKPKCADSTAQRAAEVQDKDMTYEHGEEMLQEISEIIERSIAPSKASGLSSALERLLKEDPETSPPKPKCADITVQRFLEAEAKSTTCKHGGEVPQEINENTEKSVAPSKASGLSSALERMLKEASETLSPKPKCADSTVWGTAEVKGMSTAYEHDRELLQGVGETTERSALSSTEYRGSDVNFQNPPKEVSETPPSVLENMDKKINDKIQTGVNIHVPHQRDRDHPQEIQETIEKTSVSNIAKFGEFNRSLEKLLQEASAVSCPISKDLYQQVEFEDHTFPSVKETLFMTRSQPYNTLRSYDTQIKIVLKEGAPEKYVKASVNDLAVSEIETSGLKRDGTINKIGERSTVPVDLHPLEGKSNMVAVKPFEINAKGMDESTFLEASEQNSEFQALVNFRRTSTPLKDESNSPQPEEAQFCLMSQHEDNNEEEGNNLNLGSKFSDENSDSHSGTRNSACSEEELNPVLMALKRSADRKKPSKSLEDIPSATSNKEKINKPKEELVLSAEDGPKPDQHQERTENAAEISTVTSQPDKPFSNPEKLKGLSKSVPSFLQEESDDRETDTASESSYSFGRIKKSPSSLTNLSSSSGMASLSSVSGSLMSIYSADFGNVDVKGNIQFAIDYVEQLNELHIFICQCKDLAVADAKRQRSDPYVKTYLLPEKYRLGKRKTSIKKKTLNPVYNEILRYKIEKELLKNQSLNISVWHNDTFGRNSFLGEVELDLGAWEWNDLSSKQINWFPLKPRTPAITLNLENRGEMKLALQYVPHPIGGKKTLSTGEVHIWVKECHNLPLLRGNRLNSFIKCTILPDTSRKSRQKTRTVTKTTNPVFNHTMVYDGFRPEDLKEACIELTVWDHNKLANHFLGGLRIGLGTGKSYGTTVDWMDSTSDETALWEKMMNSPNTWIEDTLPLRMLMVAKLTK
- the SYTL2 gene encoding synaptotagmin-like protein 2 isoform X7; this translates as MQSLKELKKRESGAAAVHSMAVLLWMGQRHKTRVGHLPEKVKDHVQLKNMSGQWFYEAKSKRHRDKIHGADIIRASMRRKPATIAEVGQNKTSKAKISWVNNVNKDVFVPPDLHGIVEHQDEEQQKTSLSSKDVTPVLNKPEERPVRPAVSSVRQRRNPFNSIGSDDNLNSVESEDRPVIVPQLSKKETWSLSEDNPPKSNLQNNETDKPEKPSVEFTDESQKEPVKRPVPKARKLIHKAADSVSQGEDLPSKPAKQTERINGIATPPRGILKRSSSSSSTDSEVRVSQALDVQKKNGLATATIFEGEGETNSLMEEAENSAQNSLEKLKQVRFSSSSGKGKPLQSPQLHHGKEKGEQDILRPDEKKNSGNYAVQSDSFGDKQIPAAKPLGTYSSTLKMKTIGGLQEDTSASSPCDSNRSVFPVSEIFQTNTVTPKKLETPQKTSNNILSNSNNERSVDETHMKKTSQILSHESQSHKNFTDGHQLSAETEACEVFNTNSTSLQQGKPDLVEERDAKTIFKPGKHADELMKVDDESVSKVLDWFKRSSSTEDEEDISTKSQGREPREEVDVSIRTAILPTEHSGPGMHGKTEDTEERLFGKIKQQRRISSTSFTSENTQLIKERVKPKTGEANEKQNDKLLTEFDCTRVEEKEHGREIKQQNKKSNLLEHQGHKQPAQKCELEKAIQEKRRIREIRAFWERDKTIPSHGEKEVSINADASGGRAFTGLGESDQLKRSAVYLPKALHDQSKNTLRSPELSCASQASRNKSYHSFESGPGHAFGKPEGTLQSDELPKATNLYSRAGVTSASSKSKDKDEKETLKGKVAASSQEKPSFQVLSLKEKMNEKSKNQIVDPSHFQSLRNFWDTGVKFQSSIDREDDSLPNNTRSITYERKSKEDKKGRDNVSEQGLIQQQTQTSERDKPQKLDSEVCKKSLGSPILKGLNVTYTKNTDCLQLDRQPVISKSQEKMDLPEQEVRECTEESIVSSKDHHISLQLQSPGDKDTLKEAVVGDKLYLPIEKGENRTTPLDKEEVAETVDKVVLPKGELDIFKSCLKKLEKEASEMSCSSNLKENTLKGTHFQSNQCKVFERTGDNSHDISPVDQGEEIGKSTGQVNVSLTDRHENRKSLRELFREFEPLYLQYQAEDKDDTLEGSQRPQAGLENLLKETFVSQSSEYRRVGIKTYDNSNSMSQTSCSVQSAHQEATGQPEKVHEPIEESVAGSKVNGLSSALEKSLKEASETPPPKPKRADSTPWGIAKEQVTRTMYEHGGEVPQEISETVERSVAPSKASGLSSALERLLKEDPETCPPKPKCADSTAQRAAEVQDKDMTYEHGEEMLQEISEIIERSIAPSKASGLSSALERLLKEDPETSPPKPKCADITVQRFLEAEAKSTTCKHGGEVPQEINENTEKSVAPSKASGLSSALERMLKEASETLSPKPKCADSTVWGTAEVKGMSTAYEHDRELLQGVGETTERSALSSTEYRGSDVNFQNPPKEVSETPPSVLENMDKKINDKIQTGVNIHVPHQRDRDHPQEIQETIEKTSVSNIAKFGEFNRSLEKLLQEASAVSCPISKDLYQQVEFEDHTFPSVKETLFMTRSQPYNTLRSYDTQIKIVLKEGAPEKYVKASVNDLAVSEIETSGLKRDGTINKIGERSTVPVDLHPLEGKSNMVAVKPFEINAKGMDESTFLEASEQNSEFQALVNFRRTSTPLKDESNSPQPEEAQFCLMSQHEDNNEEEGNNLNLGSKFSDENSDSHSGTRNSACSEEELNPVLMALKRSADRKKPSKSLEDIPSATSSEHKAFSTVTSQPDKPFSNPEKLKGLSKSVPSFLQEESDDRETDTASESSYSFGRIKKSPSSLTNLSSSSGMASLSSVSGSLMSIYSADFGNVDVKGNIQFAIDYVEQLNELHIFICQCKDLAVADAKRQRSDPYVKTYLLPEKYRLGKRKTSIKKKTLNPVYNEILRYKIEKELLKNQSLNISVWHNDTFGRNSFLGEVELDLGAWEWNDLSSKQINWFPLKPRTPAITLNLENRGEMKLALQYVPHPIGGKKTLSTGEVHIWVKECHNLPLLRGNRLNSFIKCTILPDTSRKSRQKTRTVTKTTNPVFNHTMVYDGFRPEDLKEACIELTVWDHNKLANHFLGGLRIGLGTGKSYGTTVDWMDSTSDETALWEKMMNSPNTWIEDTLPLRMLMVAKLTK
- the SYTL2 gene encoding synaptotagmin-like protein 2 isoform X5 — translated: MQSLKELKKRESGAAAVHSMAVLLWMGQRHKTRVGHLPEKVKDHVQLKNMSGQWFYEAKSKRHRDKIHGADIIRASMRRKPATIAEVGQNKTSKAKISWVNNVNKDVFVPPDLHGIVEHQDEEQQKTSLSSKDVTPVLNKPEERPVRPAVSSVRQRRNPFNSIGSDDNLNSVESEDRPVIVPQLSKKETWSLSEDNPPKSNLQNNETDKPEKPSVEFTDESQKEPVKRPVPKARKLIHKAADSVSQGEDLPSKPAKQTERINGIATPPRGILKRSSSSSSTDSEVRVSQALDVQKKNGLATATIFEGEGETNSLMEEAENSAQNSLEKLKQVRFSSSSGKGKPLQSPQLHHGKEKGEQDILRPDEKKNSGNYAVQSDSFGDKQIPAAKPLGTYSSTLKMKTIGGLQEDTSASSPCDSNRSVFPVSEIFQTNTVTPKKLETPQKTSNNILSNSNNERSVDETHMKKTSQILSHESQSHKNFTDGHQLSAETEACEVFNTNSTSLQQGKPDLVEERDAKTIFKPGKHADELMKVDDESVSKVLDWFKRSSSTEDEEDISTKSQGREPREEVDVSIRTAILPTEHSGPGMHGKTEDTEERLFGKIKQQRRISSTSFTSENTQLIKERVKPKTGEANEKQNDKLLTEFDCTRVEEKEHGREIKQQNKKSNLLEHQGHKQPAQKCELEKAIQEKRRIREIRAFWERDKTIPSHGEKEVSINADASGGRAFTGLGESDQLKRSAVYLPKALHDQSKNTLRSPELSCASQASRNKSYHSFESGPGHAFGKPEGTLQSDELPKATNLYSRAGVTSASSKSKDKDEKETLKGKVAASSQEKPSFQVLSLKEKMNEKSKNQIVDPSHFQSLRNFWDTGVKFQSSIDREDDSLPNNTRSITYERKSKEDKKGRDNVSEQGLIQQQTQTSERDKPQKLDSEVCKKSLGSPILKGLNVTYTKNTDCLQLDRQPVISKSQEKMDLPEQEVRECTEESIVSSKDHHISLQLQSPGDKDTLKEAVVGDKLYLPIEKGENRTTPLDKEEVAETVDKVVLPKGELDIFKSCLKKLEKEASEMSCSSNLKENTLKGTHFQSNQCKVFERTGDNSHDISPVDQGEEIGKSTGQVNVSLTDRHENRKSLRELFREFEPLYLQYQAEDKDDTLEGSQRPQAGLENLLKETFVSQSSEYRRVGIKTYDNSNSMSQTSCSVQSAHQEATGQPEKVHEPIEESVAGSKVNGLSSALEKSLKEASETPPPKPKRADSTPWGIAKEQVTRTMYEHGGEVPQEISETVERSVAPSKASGLSSALERLLKEDPETCPPKPKCADSTAQRAAEVQDKDMTYEHGEEMLQEISEIIERSIAPSKASGLSSALERLLKEDPETSPPKPKCADITVQRFLEAEAKSTTCKHGGEVPQEINENTEKSVAPSKASGLSSALERMLKEASETLSPKPKCADSTVWGTAEVKGMSTAYEHDRELLQGVGETTERSALSSTEYRGSDVNFQNPPKEVSETPPSVLENMDKKINDKIQTGVNIHVPHQRDRDHPQEIQETIEKTSVSNIAKFGEFNRSLEKLLQEASAVSCPISKDLYQQVEFEDHTFPSVKETLFMTRSQPYNTLRSYDTQIKIVLKEGAPEKYVKASVNDLAVSEIETSGLKRDGTINKIGERSTVPVDLHPLEGKSNMVAVKPFEINAKGMDESTFLEASEQNSEFQALVNFRRTSTPLKDESNSPQPEEAQFCLMSQHEDNNEEEGNNLNLGSKFSDENSDSHSGTRNSACSEEELNPVLMALKRSADRKKPSKSLEDIPSATSSEHKAYKEKINKPKEELVLSAEDVSTVTSQPDKPFSNPEKLKGLSKSVPSFLQEESDDRETDTASESSYSFGRIKKSPSSLTNLSSSSGMASLSSVSGSLMSIYSADFGNVDVKGNIQFAIDYVEQLNELHIFICQCKDLAVADAKRQRSDPYVKTYLLPEKYRLGKRKTSIKKKTLNPVYNEILRYKIEKELLKNQSLNISVWHNDTFGRNSFLGEVELDLGAWEWNDLSSKQINWFPLKPRTPAITLNLENRGEMKLALQYVPHPIGGKKTLSTGEVHIWVKECHNLPLLRGNRLNSFIKCTILPDTSRKSRQKTRTVTKTTNPVFNHTMVYDGFRPEDLKEACIELTVWDHNKLANHFLGGLRIGLGTGKSYGTTVDWMDSTSDETALWEKMMNSPNTWIEDTLPLRMLMVAKLTK